A stretch of DNA from Candidatus Thermoplasmatota archaeon:
CGCCAAAAAAGTATATCGGCAAGCGTGCCTATGTTATTGTTTTAAAAAATTGATTTTCCAATTTTGTCCCAATGCCTATCATACCCTATTTAACCATAAATTCATGGAAAACGTATCTGAAAAATAAAAATTGTTTGGAGGATGCAAAAATCTATGACTGAATATTGCAGTATCTGTGGCGAAGAATTAGATCCAGAAGAAGAGCCTTTTGGTATATGTGAGAGTTGTAGGCTCTCTGAAAAAAATAGCCATGTGGGCGACATAGAAGATGTAGAACCAGATATGAGGTAGTTACGTTAAGTTTAAATTACTATTATTAGTTTTAGGTTACACTATATAATGGGATGTAGAGTTGCTTATGGATTTATTGTCATTTTATAACTCAGATGTTTTCAAATGGGTGGTTCTCCCAATACTTATTTTTGCCTCACGTTTGATCGATGTTTCTCTTGGGACCATTAGGATTATTTTTGTGTCCAGAGGTATAAGTATCTTGCTCCTCTTATTGGTTTTATTGAGATAAATATTTGGCTTCTTGCAATCGGTCAGATTATACAGAACTTGGATAACATCGTGTGTTATATTGCCGTATGCTGGTGGTTTTGCTATGGGTAATCTTCTTGGGATTTTAATTGAGGAAAAACTTAGTATCGGATTAGCTATTGTTCGTATTATCACAAAACATGATGCTACAAAATTGATTGAGTATCTTAAATCTATGGAGTATGGTGTTACTATTGTGGATGCTGAAGGTGTCAAGGGTCCTGTTAAACTAATTTTTGCTGTTGTTAAAAGAGTAGATCTTAAAAAAATCTTAGGTGATATTGAGAGGATTCACCCCCATGCTTTTTATTCAGTTAAGGATGTTCGCTCTGTTGGGGAAGCTATTTTGCCGTCTTCTAAAAATCGTCGTTTCTTTCGAGCGGTTGGAAAAGGAAAATGAAAAATTTTTTTATTAGCTTTTTCTTAGTATATCTTTTATTTCTTTGTTTGTAAGTTTGTAGAATTTTTTCTTTTTGTCAATAACCGCTATCTCAAAGGAGTCTGCATTCAGCTTTTTTTTGTTTATTTTTTGGATGGCTTTAAAGCTTATATCAATTGCTGTATCAAGATTTAGATCTTTTTCATAAGTGTTTTTTAGATATGTCATAACGTTTGTGCTGTTTGCTCCTTCGCATACAGCTTTGTATTCCAAGAATACTCCTGATGGGTCTGTTGAATATAGTTTTTTACCAGTGTTGTCAATCCCAGCTATAATAAGTGCTACGCCAAATGGTCTTATCCCATCGTATTGTGTAAATGCATGCTTATATTCACATATGATATCGGTTAATGCTTTTATTGTTATATCTTCATCGTATGTTATTTTGTTTATTTGTGCTTCTTCTTGTGCTATTTCTACTAGGCGTTGTGCATCTGCTGATAGCCCTGCGAATGCACATCCTATGTAGTCGTCTATTTGGAATATTTTTTCCATCTTTTGTATTTCAACTAGGTGTGATGGATAGTTTTTGTAAGCAATTAATACTACGCCATCTTTGTATTTCAAACCGAGTGTTGTTGATCCTTTGTTTATCGCCTCACGTGCGTATTCTACCTGATATAGTCTACCATCTGGTGAAAATATTGTGCTTGCTTGGTCGTATAGTGCTCCATCTGGTTCCATTAAATTAGCTCCATTTTTCTATTTTTTTGTCAGGAATGTAATGATTATGTTATATATTTATCCAAGGCGGTTGGAGATTTGTACCAGTATTTTGCTTTTTGGTCCTTTTTTGTCAACTAATACTCTGCCTTCTTTTTTCCAGTGTTTTGAGGGGTGTGCTGAGTCTTTTTCTAAAACTGGGTTGAGTCCTAGTGATTTCGCTGATTTAATTATGTTTTCTATACTAGGTTTTTCAACGGCATGTTTTTTTGAAATCCGTCTTCCTTCTTTTTTTGTAAGTGTTTTGTCAAAATAGACAGGCCAAATAACGTATTTCCCCTCGTTTTTAGAAACCATAAATAAATTCCCCATTAGGGTTGTTTTATTTTTCTATTAATACAGCGTGTATAGCCCCTGTTTGTCCAGGGCGTGATGTTATGCGTGCTTTACCTATTTTAGTATTTATTATGGCTCCTTTGTTCATTATGTTTCTTCTTATGTAGTGTAGGTTTGCTGGGTTGTCTACGACTGTTATTATCTCTGTTTTTGTGGTTTTATTTGTTTTTTTGTCTAAGACATATGCTATGTTTGCTGTTTTTATTTTGGTTTTTTTATGTTTTCCTCTGGTTCTAACAATTTTTGTTCTGTTCTCACCTATAGTTGTTAGGGTTTGTTCTCCACCTATTTCAAACCTTCTTTTGCTGCGGGCGTATCGAATCCTTCGCCCTGTTTTGCATCTCTTAGCTTTCCCTTGCCACAGTGCCATTGAAAAAAGGTGAATATGGAAGTTATATTTAAACAATATGGATAAGGTTTTTTTTAGAATTCTTTAAGTGTTTTCTGAAGTTCATCTGGTAAAACGATTTGTCTCTCTATTTCTCTCCATTCTAGGTTGTAGTCAGATAAAAGTTTTTTTACTAGGTCTGGTACACGTGGAGCACATAGTATGCCTCTTACGTTTGCTTCATCTACATCCTTTTTTATGTCGTTAACATACATCCTGAGTTGCTGTGCTGCGCTGATATTTGCTAGGCTGCGTTTTACTTCTATGACAACTGGTGTATGGTTTTTGTCGTAGCCAAATAGATCGATTACACCTGATTTAATATGTTTTTCACGTTTGGATATACGTAACCCCTCTTCTATTATATCTGGGTTTTTTGTTATCTGATTAACGACGTCTGTTTCCATGCCAGCTATAACAAGTTTTGCTTTATCTTTTAATGATGTTGTTACTACTAGTTTTATGTCACGGAATTTTATAGTCATCTTCTCAGGAGGGTTTTTGTGATGAGTTTTCAGCACAAGATGATTGTTTTCTATGCTGTAATCTGTTTTTGTACCAGCTGGTTGCCAGTTCACAGGTTCACGCATAACTGGTTGATGAACTAGCACTGTACCATCTTGTTTTATCATTATGATACGTTCTCCCCAATCAAGTAGAGAACGTGCGCGCCCATGGTAATCAATCATGCAGTCGCCGATTAAAACAAGCATTGTTTTATCTGGCTTAGATTTATGGTATATTTTTATGAAATCGATAGCCATTTTAGGTGTTGGGTTAACTATGTTATTTATCATCATCTATCCTCAACGTATAATATACTTTTTTTAAGAAACAGAGAAAAACTGATGGTTTTTCTCTAAATTTGTGCTAGTTTTTCTTGGTAATTTTCTACCAGATATTTTTTACCTTTCTGAATAACGCTGTGTCCTTCTGATTCCAAAAGTTTTTTTATATTAACTACTCCACCAAGGTATTTCTCGTTAATTACTCCTCCTGATTTAAGTGTACGCCAATATGGTGTTATATTTTTCTTTTCCTCGGCTGCATCTTCTTCTGTTGCATGTGCTGCGACCCAAGCAAATATACCGGTTGTTATAGGGCATCCAATTGTTGCACCATGTTTCTTTGCAAGTGTTTCGCGTATCTCATTGATGGTGATTAGTTTACCTTTTGGAACGTTTTTCATTATCTGATCTACCTCCATCGGTGCTGGTATAACGCATGCGCCTGTCCCCCATCTTTTACTCATCTTATCATCTATTTCTATAACCTTTGGTAAATCCTTATTGTCCGCCAGTTTTTCATGCCATGATCTCTTAGACACCATTTTTTTCATCTTATTATCAATCTATAAATGCTTTAAAAACTTAAGTTTTTGTTTAATTTCCCTCTTTTTGGAATTACAAAACTAGGTCCTCAAAAACATCTCAGCATGTTCTATGCCAGCCTCAAAAAAGATTCTCCCTCTTGTTTTAAAACCAAGTTTTTTGTAAAAACCAACTGTATCGATTCTTGAATGAAGATAAATTTCACTGATATTACTATTGTTTTTACAATGCTCTATAATATATTTTACAATCTGTTTGCCAAAACCTTGGTGTCTATAGTGTTTTAGGACAGCAACGCGTTCTAGTCTCGTTCTTTCATCTGTTCGTAAACGTGCACAACCAACCGGTTTTTTATCAAGATATGCTATTATATGTTTTGCAGTAGAATCCAGGCCATCTAACTCTAGATCTAATGGTACATTTTGCTCTTCAACAAAAACAGTTTTTCTTATATCAATAACCTTGTCGAATTCTTTCTTGTTATCCACAAATTTTATTTCTAATTTTTTCACAAAACTGTATAAAATTGTTCTGGTATAAAAACAAGATGGAGTAAATACTATAAAAAGAGGATAACTATTATATGAGTTGTGTTGTATGGGTGGTGTTGACTGGTTTAAAAACGCAATAATATACCATATTTTGATTGATAGATTCTATGGTTTTACTAGTACAACAAACTGGGATAAACCAATATTCCTAGGTGGCAAAATAAGGGGGGTAACAGAAAAAATACCATATCTATTAGATCTTGGTGTAAACACTATTTGGATATCACCATTTTACCAGACAAACACATACCATGGTTATCATGTAACAGATTTTTACCAGGTGGGTCCACGTTTTGGTACAATAGAAGATTTAAAAGAACTGATAAAAACAGTTCATAGAAACAATATGCATATCATAGCAGATTTTGTGCCAAACCATTGTTCAAAAGAGCACCCTTTTTTCAAAGAGGCTCAACAAAACAAAAACAGTCGATACAGGGATTGGTTCTATTTCACAAAATGGCCAGATGAGTACCTATGTTTTCTAAGTGTTAAAGATCTACCAAAAATAAACCTTGATAACCCAGATGCCAGAGAATATATGATAAACGTGGCAAAACATTGGCTTAGACAAGGGTTAGATGGCTGTAGATTGGATCATGTTATAGGGGCTTCGCATAATTTCTGGGGGTGTTTTAGAAAAGAAATAAAAAAAGAAAACCCAAATGTTGTATTGATTGGGGAGGCTTGGATGCAGGGTGTTAAGATATATGAGCTGAAAACAATAAAGGTTAGGGGTAAATACTTGAAATGGTTTTTTGGCGCCTCATCAGACAATCTTTTTAAAGAATACATAGGTGAACTAGATGGGGTATTGGATTTTAAGATACAAGAGATGATAAGGGATTATGTTGCTAACAAAAAATCTTATCAAACAAAGCGAGCTTTGTACACTAAAATTAATCATCATCTTCGGAAGTATCCAGATGGTTATTTTTTGCCAACATTCCTGGATAACCATGACATGAACAGGATATTGTTTGAATGTAAAAATAACAAGGAAAAACTTAAGGAGGCGGCAGAGATACAATTCTCAATAAATCAACCACCTATCATATATTATGGTACTGAGATTGGTATGTCGCAGGATAAGTCTATATGGGAGTTTTTATCATATGGGGATCTGCAGGCACGGCAGCCGATGAACTGGGAAAAACAGGATAGGAGTTTGTTTTCTTTTTATGAGGGGCTTATCCAGGAGAGAAAGAGGGGGATGTTCGGAAATTTCCGAACAAAAACAAACAGTTTTTAAATGACTATAGAATAAATATATTATTGTTATGCCTAAGGTTACGCTTGATCGTGAGACATTTAAGGCGCTTGCATCTGATACTAGACTAGATATACTCAGAGCTTTAGATGGTAAAAGTATGAGTTTAAATGATATTTGTAGGGCTACTAATCTTAACAAGGCGACACTCCATGAGCATTTGACAAAACTTAGTGAGGTGGGTTTGATAAAGAAGAATGAGCGAGAGGGGCATAAATGGGTTTATTATAGACTTAGTTGGAAGGGGGAATGCTTGCTTCACCCTGAGAACTCTAGGATAGTTGTTTTATTTAGTATTACATTTATTTCGCTTTTTGTTGGTATAATTCAACTAATTAATTTTGCGCGGGGAAAGGTTGTAGGGCTTGCAAGCACCTTTGGTGGTTCTAGTACAATTCATATGTATGCTGCAGAAGGCGATTATATTAATCTGGCGATAAATAGTGGTCTCAGGTATCTTGGGGATTTACCTGCTCAGAATCAGACTCTGTCGAAGCTTTCTATGTTTTTAAACAAGAACATACAGATAAGGAATATTTTGGGTCAGCAGGTTAACTACTCAGATATTAAATGGGATGCTGTTTATCCTGCAAAACAAGTAAGTGTTACAGCGGATGCACTTCTTAGAGGAGAGTCTTTAGCAGATTCATCAAATGCACAAGCTATGGTGGCTTTTATTCAAGATCCGGTTTTGTTGTATATTGCTATTGGTTGTATAGTATTATTTATGGTTCTCTTTTCCATAGGTATTTGGAGGCTTTGGGAGAATAAAACCCAAAAAATCTAATACTACTTTGCTAAAACTGTAAAAACCTTAGAAATAATCAAGGTTATATTTCTTTTAACTCAAGTTTTTTTGTGTTTCATCAGAGTCGTCGTTTTCGATAAAATCAAAGAGCGTTTTCTGCATCCGCATCACCAAAAGTCTGTATGGCGAAATGAGGTTATATTCTTTTCGCAAAAAATCTGTTTTTTTAGAACAATGTT
This window harbors:
- a CDS encoding DUF2179 domain-containing protein encodes the protein MGNLLGILIEEKLSIGLAIVRIITKHDATKLIEYLKSMEYGVTIVDAEGVKGPVKLIFAVVKRVDLKKILGDIERIHPHAFYSVKDVRSVGEAILPSSKNRRFFRAVGKGK
- the psmA gene encoding archaeal proteasome endopeptidase complex subunit alpha; amino-acid sequence: MEPDGALYDQASTIFSPDGRLYQVEYAREAINKGSTTLGLKYKDGVVLIAYKNYPSHLVEIQKMEKIFQIDDYIGCAFAGLSADAQRLVEIAQEEAQINKITYDEDITIKALTDIICEYKHAFTQYDGIRPFGVALIIAGIDNTGKKLYSTDPSGVFLEYKAVCEGANSTNVMTYLKNTYEKDLNLDTAIDISFKAIQKINKKKLNADSFEIAVIDKKKKFYKLTNKEIKDILRKS
- a CDS encoding signal recognition particle subunit SRP19/SEC65 family protein — its product is MVSKNEGKYVIWPVYFDKTLTKKEGRRISKKHAVEKPSIENIIKSAKSLGLNPVLEKDSAHPSKHWKKEGRVLVDKKGPKSKILVQISNRLG
- a CDS encoding 30S ribosomal protein S8e, with amino-acid sequence MALWQGKAKRCKTGRRIRYARSKRRFEIGGEQTLTTIGENRTKIVRTRGKHKKTKIKTANIAYVLDKKTNKTTKTEIITVVDNPANLHYIRRNIMNKGAIINTKIGKARITSRPGQTGAIHAVLIEK
- the nucS gene encoding endonuclease NucS, producing the protein MMINNIVNPTPKMAIDFIKIYHKSKPDKTMLVLIGDCMIDYHGRARSLLDWGERIIMIKQDGTVLVHQPVMREPVNWQPAGTKTDYSIENNHLVLKTHHKNPPEKMTIKFRDIKLVVTTSLKDKAKLVIAGMETDVVNQITKNPDIIEEGLRISKREKHIKSGVIDLFGYDKNHTPVVIEVKRSLANISAAQQLRMYVNDIKKDVDEANVRGILCAPRVPDLVKKLLSDYNLEWREIERQIVLPDELQKTLKEF
- a CDS encoding MGMT family protein, which translates into the protein MVSKRSWHEKLADNKDLPKVIEIDDKMSKRWGTGACVIPAPMEVDQIMKNVPKGKLITINEIRETLAKKHGATIGCPITTGIFAWVAAHATEEDAAEEKKNITPYWRTLKSGGVINEKYLGGVVNIKKLLESEGHSVIQKGKKYLVENYQEKLAQI
- a CDS encoding GNAT family N-acetyltransferase, giving the protein MKKLEIKFVDNKKEFDKVIDIRKTVFVEEQNVPLDLELDGLDSTAKHIIAYLDKKPVGCARLRTDERTRLERVAVLKHYRHQGFGKQIVKYIIEHCKNNSNISEIYLHSRIDTVGFYKKLGFKTRGRIFFEAGIEHAEMFLRT
- a CDS encoding alpha-amylase family glycosyl hydrolase, with protein sequence MGGVDWFKNAIIYHILIDRFYGFTSTTNWDKPIFLGGKIRGVTEKIPYLLDLGVNTIWISPFYQTNTYHGYHVTDFYQVGPRFGTIEDLKELIKTVHRNNMHIIADFVPNHCSKEHPFFKEAQQNKNSRYRDWFYFTKWPDEYLCFLSVKDLPKINLDNPDAREYMINVAKHWLRQGLDGCRLDHVIGASHNFWGCFRKEIKKENPNVVLIGEAWMQGVKIYELKTIKVRGKYLKWFFGASSDNLFKEYIGELDGVLDFKIQEMIRDYVANKKSYQTKRALYTKINHHLRKYPDGYFLPTFLDNHDMNRILFECKNNKEKLKEAAEIQFSINQPPIIYYGTEIGMSQDKSIWEFLSYGDLQARQPMNWEKQDRSLFSFYEGLIQERKRGMFGNFRTKTNSF
- a CDS encoding winged helix-turn-helix domain-containing protein produces the protein MPKVTLDRETFKALASDTRLDILRALDGKSMSLNDICRATNLNKATLHEHLTKLSEVGLIKKNEREGHKWVYYRLSWKGECLLHPENSRIVVLFSITFISLFVGIIQLINFARGKVVGLASTFGGSSTIHMYAAEGDYINLAINSGLRYLGDLPAQNQTLSKLSMFLNKNIQIRNILGQQVNYSDIKWDAVYPAKQVSVTADALLRGESLADSSNAQAMVAFIQDPVLLYIAIGCIVLFMVLFSIGIWRLWENKTQKI